A genome region from Thermomonospora amylolytica includes the following:
- a CDS encoding SDR family NAD(P)-dependent oxidoreductase, with translation MTALAGRVALVTGGSRGIGAAIARRLAADGADVAITYARSADRAEQVVRDVRAAGRRGLALRADAADPAAVTGAVERTVAELGGLDILVNNAGIAPYGPLEEIRLEQIDRTLAVHARAALVAAQAAAPHLGDGGRIIGIGSNLAERLPHPGWTLYAMSKSALVGLTKGLARDLGPRGVTVNLVQPGSTDTEMNPADSPEADAERALTALGRYARAEEIAATVAHLAGPGGAYITGTTITVDGGFAA, from the coding sequence ATGACGGCACTGGCGGGCAGGGTCGCGCTGGTCACCGGCGGCAGCCGGGGCATCGGCGCGGCCATCGCGCGGCGGCTGGCGGCCGACGGGGCCGACGTGGCGATCACCTACGCCCGGTCGGCCGACCGCGCCGAGCAGGTCGTCCGGGACGTCCGGGCCGCCGGCCGGCGCGGGCTGGCGCTGCGGGCGGACGCGGCCGACCCGGCGGCGGTGACCGGCGCGGTGGAACGGACCGTCGCCGAGCTCGGCGGGCTGGACATCCTGGTGAACAATGCCGGGATCGCCCCGTACGGGCCGCTGGAGGAGATCCGGCTGGAGCAGATCGACCGCACGCTGGCCGTGCACGCGCGGGCCGCGCTGGTGGCGGCGCAGGCCGCCGCCCCGCACCTGGGCGACGGCGGGCGGATCATCGGGATCGGCAGCAACCTGGCCGAACGGCTCCCCCACCCCGGCTGGACGCTGTACGCGATGAGCAAGTCGGCGCTGGTCGGGCTGACCAAGGGCCTGGCCCGCGACCTCGGCCCGCGCGGCGTCACGGTCAACCTGGTGCAGCCCGGGTCCACCGACACCGAGATGAACCCGGCCGACTCCCCCGAGGCCGACGCCGAACGTGCGCTGACCGCCCTGGGCCGGTACGCCCGCGCCGAGGAGATCGCCGCCACCGTCGCCCACCTGGCCGGGCCCGGCGGCGCCTACATCACCGGCACGACGATCACCGTGGACGGAGGCTTCGCCGCATGA
- a CDS encoding DMT family transporter, whose translation MRGTALAWIILLGAAALECVWAIAFKQSDSFSRLWPSVVGVVTAVASIVLLAVALRHLPVGTAYAVWTGLGAVGVAVVGMLRFGESASPSRLLFLALILTGVIGLRFVENG comes from the coding sequence ATGAGGGGCACCGCGCTGGCCTGGATCATCCTGCTGGGCGCCGCCGCACTGGAGTGCGTGTGGGCGATCGCGTTCAAGCAGTCCGACAGCTTCTCCCGGCTGTGGCCGTCCGTGGTGGGCGTCGTCACCGCGGTGGCCAGCATAGTGCTGCTGGCCGTCGCGCTGCGGCACCTGCCGGTCGGCACCGCCTACGCCGTGTGGACCGGGCTGGGCGCGGTGGGCGTCGCGGTCGTCGGCATGCTCCGGTTCGGGGAGAGCGCGTCGCCGTCCCGGCTGCTGTTCCTGGCGCTGATCCTGACCGGCGTGATCGGCCTGCGGTTCGTCGAGAACGGCTGA
- a CDS encoding aminotransferase class IV, whose protein sequence is MKIWVNGVLRDPEDARVSVLDHGMLVGDGVFETVKAVRGEPFALTRHLERLARSAAGLGLPEPDGDALREGVRETLAASPGWPLARIRITCTSGPGPLGSDRGHGGPTTTIIVAEQKPFPPTAEVCVVPWRRNEHGALAGLKTTSYAENVLALAYARKRGGGEAIFGNLAGNLCEGTGSNVFVVREGRLTTPPLSAGCLAGVTRALVLEWCGGEEEDLPLDDFTGVQEAFLTSTTRDVQPIRAIDGVELPAAPGPVTAKAMEVFAARSAEITDP, encoded by the coding sequence GTGAAGATCTGGGTGAACGGGGTGCTGCGCGACCCTGAGGACGCCCGCGTGTCGGTCCTCGACCACGGGATGCTGGTGGGCGACGGGGTGTTCGAGACCGTCAAGGCGGTGCGGGGGGAGCCGTTCGCGCTGACCCGCCACCTGGAGCGGCTGGCCCGGTCGGCGGCGGGGCTGGGGCTGCCCGAGCCGGACGGCGACGCGCTGCGGGAGGGCGTGCGGGAGACGCTGGCGGCGTCGCCGGGCTGGCCGCTGGCCCGGATCCGCATCACCTGCACCAGCGGCCCCGGCCCGCTGGGCTCGGACCGCGGCCACGGCGGCCCCACCACGACGATCATCGTGGCGGAGCAGAAGCCGTTCCCGCCGACCGCCGAGGTGTGCGTGGTGCCGTGGCGGCGCAACGAGCACGGCGCGCTGGCGGGCCTGAAGACCACCTCCTACGCCGAGAACGTGCTGGCCCTGGCGTACGCCAGGAAGCGCGGCGGCGGCGAGGCGATCTTCGGCAACCTGGCCGGGAACCTGTGCGAGGGCACCGGCTCCAACGTGTTCGTGGTCAGGGAGGGGCGGCTGACCACCCCGCCGCTGTCGGCGGGCTGCCTGGCCGGGGTGACCAGGGCGCTGGTGCTGGAGTGGTGCGGCGGCGAGGAGGAGGACCTGCCGCTGGACGACTTCACCGGTGTGCAGGAGGCGTTCCTGACCTCCACGACCCGGGACGTCCAGCCGATCAGGGCGATCGACGGGGTGGAACTGCCGGCCGCCCCGGGCCCGGTGACCGCCAAGGCGATGGAGGTCTTCGCCGCCCGGTCCGCCGAGATCACCGACCCCTGA
- a CDS encoding chorismate-binding protein: protein MTDAFAHVGGMLATGLAEVTADLAALESSGWWAVVVTYEGEVTCARFTDVRPAPHPHGPWRGPGEWTSSLDEAAYVAGVREIQDAIADGIVYQANLCRVLSAPLPPGADLTGLGARLARGNPAPYAMTLRLPGLQIASASPELYLSRDGDVVESRPIKGTGRTEADLLPKDRAENVMIVDLVRNDLGRVAEVGSVTVPALCAVEPHPGLVHLVSTVRARLRSGAGWPELIAATFPPGSVTGAPKSSALALLDRIEPVPRGPYCGAVGWVDADARRGALAVGIRTFWAREGLLRFGTGAGITWGSEPAREWRETELKAARLLEVAAGEDLGERGAARP from the coding sequence ATGACGGACGCGTTCGCCCATGTCGGGGGGATGCTGGCCACCGGGCTCGCCGAGGTGACCGCCGACCTGGCGGCGCTGGAGTCGAGCGGCTGGTGGGCGGTGGTGGTGACCTATGAGGGCGAGGTCACCTGCGCTCGTTTCACCGACGTACGGCCGGCGCCGCATCCGCACGGGCCGTGGCGGGGACCGGGGGAGTGGACCTCGTCGCTGGACGAGGCGGCCTACGTGGCGGGGGTCCGGGAGATCCAGGACGCGATCGCCGACGGGATCGTCTACCAGGCCAACCTGTGCCGGGTGCTGTCGGCGCCGCTGCCGCCGGGCGCGGACCTGACCGGCCTGGGGGCGCGGCTGGCCCGCGGCAATCCCGCCCCGTACGCGATGACGCTGCGGCTGCCCGGCCTGCAGATCGCCTCGGCCTCGCCGGAGCTGTACCTGTCGCGGGACGGGGACGTCGTCGAGTCGCGGCCGATCAAGGGCACCGGCCGCACCGAGGCGGACCTGCTGCCCAAGGACCGCGCCGAGAACGTGATGATCGTGGATCTGGTCCGCAACGATCTGGGCCGGGTCGCCGAGGTCGGCTCGGTCACGGTGCCGGCGCTGTGCGCGGTGGAGCCGCATCCGGGGCTGGTGCACCTGGTGTCGACGGTGCGGGCGAGGCTGCGGTCCGGCGCGGGCTGGCCGGAGCTGATCGCGGCGACGTTCCCGCCGGGCTCGGTCACCGGCGCGCCGAAGTCGAGCGCGCTGGCGCTGTTGGACAGAATCGAGCCCGTGCCGCGGGGTCCGTACTGTGGGGCCGTGGGCTGGGTGGACGCCGACGCCCGGCGCGGCGCCCTGGCGGTGGGTATCCGCACGTTCTGGGCGCGGGAGGGCCTGCTGAGGTTCGGAACGGGGGCGGGCATAACGTGGGGGTCGGAGCCGGCCCGGGAATGGCGTGAGACCGAGCTGAAGGCGGCTCGGCTGTTGGAGGTGGCTGCAGGTGAAGATCTGGGTGAACGGGGTGCTGCGCGACCCTGA